CAGCTCCGTTCAAAACAGGTGTAGATCCatttgtttggtttatttcatagttttataTGTGACTCTGAATTAAAAGTCCTTGAATATCTGGTAGAGCTGTCGTTCTATCATGAGTAGTGTTGAGATTCCACAAATAGAGGTGACCTGCTGGCAGCCGGGAATGTAACAGATTCAGCAAGTTTACCTGTGGCGTGGCCAGGGGTTTGAGCGTAGCAGCTGTCCTTGAGGGCTCCTAGGGTGGCCAGTGTCCGTCTGCAGCCCCTGCGGTGGCACTGAGTTGGACAGCGTAGCAGCTTCCCTGAGCAGGGCTCTGGAGTCCCTGCGGCCCAGCATTCTCGTTGTAAATGACTGCGTGTGACTTCCGTTCCAGACAAACTGGACGCAGACTACATCAAGAGGTACCTGGGCGACCTGACTCCCCTGCAGGAGAGCTGCCTGATCCGGCTTCGCCAGTGGCTCCAGGAAACGCACAAGGGCAAAGTGAGACTCGGCCCGCGAGTGGGGATGCTGTCCGCGGAACCGGGGGCCCCGCGCCTCTCCGCAGTTCCTCGGAGTCAATGCCTCCGGCTGCTGTAGCTGGGACTGTCCCTTCCAATCTAAACGTCCTTGCATCGGTGTCCCCGTGTGGCATCAAGTCCCTTGTGGCAGCTCGTGGGGCCCTTCTAAGTATGGTTAGCTGTGCTTCTCTGGGTTTTACAGAGTTATCTCGCTGGAAACAGTCCCACGTATGGCAGGTGTGGAGGGAGTGCATGATGGTTCAGGGATTGGAAATGTCTGTGCTTTGATTTGGAGGTTTGGGTCGGGTTTTAGCCTCACGAGGATCCAGGTGTTACAAAGCCGCACACTGCCGGGGCCCAGTGGTGAGCGGAGGCGCGTTTGGGTGCCCAGCTCACTCCTGGCCGCACTCAGTGGGGAGAAGCCAGGCGTCGCATGCAGCTGGCCGTCCTCCTGCATCGTCCTGGTTACTGGGGCCAGGTCGGGGCTCAGGGTCACCCACTGAGAACACAGTGGCAGGGGCACCACTGCCATTTGTTGGGCAGCGACCGTGTACTGGACACTGGTTCAGGGTCTGTCTGAAGTGCCGCTGCAGCCGTGTGCGGTGGGCGCGGTTTTTATCACCGCTGTCGTACCCCTGGGGAAGGTGCGGCGCAGAGGCGGCCGCGACTTACTGCGGGTCTCACAGCGAGTGAGTGGCGGGACCGGGGTTGGAGGCCAGGCCGTTTGCTTCCAGAACCCAcgttcccacccacccccatgtCACGGCCCTGCTTTCCAAGGGGTTCCGTCTCAGTGCTGCTTCCCCAGGCGTCGCCCCTGGGGACCAGCAGGCCCAGTGAGGCGCAGACCTCGGGTTTCACTCAGGCTGCGACCTGTTGCTTGCTGGTAGTGGAGCCTGTCCAGGAGGAGCGCCACCACCGTCGGCAAAGTCAGCACTCCTTTCTAACCCCTCGAAGATGCGCGTGTGCGTACacgcgcgcacgcacacacaagcTGCACCCTCACAGTAGTGCCCAGGTCGGCCAGGGGGATTTCAAAGCATTTGATGTTTAAGAGATTGATGCCTCCGCTCTACTTCGCTGAGAAGAAAGTGGGACTTTTCTTTTGTGAAGGTTCTCAGACTAATGCTGCTGCTTTTCTGAAGTGCTAGGGCTAATTTTAAATAGTGCAGTCACGCAGCCCACTCTTGGCAAGAAGTGAGAGTTTGAGTCTTACTCCCCTGGTAACTCGTTCTCCGTCCCTTGGCAACCCTGAGCGCTGCTGAGAAACGTCTCTCCCCACAGATCCCCAAGGACGAGCACATCCTCCGGTTCCTGCGCGCCCGGGACTTCAATATCGACAAGGCCCGGGAGACCATGTGCCAGTCTCTGACCTGGCGCAAGCAGCACCAGGTGGACTACATCCTGGACACCTGGCGCCCGCCCCAGGTCCTCCAGGACTACTACGCGGGAGGCTGGCACCATCACGACAAAGGTGACGGGGGCGTGGCGTTCGGGACCCGCTCGGACACTGCCTTCCACGGGGTGCCGGGGGCCCTCGAGTGCGtggacccccacccctgcccgaaCCAGTTGGTGCCGGTCTCACCACAGCGGCTCACAGCCCTGACCCcagagggacaggaagggaggaagggctgCGTTCGCTTCTTCCTGGGCCCGTGTCGCCCTTGGGCGAGTTACTTCAGCCCCTCCCTTAACCAGAGGGGGTTTGGAGACGCATGGCCCTTAAAGAGCCAGAACGTTGAGGGCAGTTTTCTCCGGGGCACAGTGCTAGTGAAGGAGCTTTTCGGTGACTTCAACCCCTGCACTTACCTGTGAAAATGTGTAGCCAGGGTTTTACATCCGAACAGTGGGGACCTCAGCTCCGTTTGGGGGGTGAGCAGAGACAAGAGCCAAGGACAGTGACATGCCCGAAAGGAAGAGTGACTTGAGCGAGACTCTACATCTCGTGCCTTGCGGGGAGGCCTGCATCGCCGCAGGTGTGCTCCGTGTCCTGACTCGTCAGGGTGGCCATGGACAGGGGGGCATCCCAAACACGGAGAGGCCCCTGGGTTCGTCCCAGAGCCCCGACCCCCTGGACATGGCCTGCCAGACCTGCGCGGCTCTGACTGGTCCGTTTCCCTGACTCAGGCTTTTGTGCTTCTCCGGGTGAATTGCAGCTTCATTAATTTTTACCAGGAGCATATATTTGTTCTACTTTGTGGTACTCAAAGGATTAGAAAGTTTGGTAGTGAGACATTAACAAATGTACCTTATTCTTGTCGGGAGAGACTGTTTATAAACCTTATTTTTATAAGGTTTGGGAGCACAGAAATGCCCTTCGGGTTAGGTAGGACAGACCTGGACCCACACTGTCCCCACGGTGCACGCAGGGGGAGTGTGGGCCCTGTGTTGGGGGCAGCACCAACCCTCTGCTGACAGCAGGGGGCGTCTTAGGGTCATTTGGGGGCCAAaatccatctctgccccttctgctgCTCCCCAGTGGCCAGGGTCTAGGAACTGCTGACTCTAGGGGTGCACTGGCCGCCAAGGTCATTTTCCCTCTGTGTAGCTGGCTCACGGTGACAGGGATTTATATGAGGAGGCAGGGTCCTGTCAGGCTCCACCCATTAGCCCCCCAAACCGGAGAGAAGCAGAGCCAATGTGTGCTGCCATTATGGATTTAAGATTTCTAGAAAGTCCTTATTTATCCTGGTTCCGAGGGTAGGAATTACTGGAAGCTGGGTTTTAAACACTCTTGACCTTGAACTTTGGCTAACGTgtggaatgagagagaaagggcGCTCCGTGTTGGGACCCCGTGCTGGCCCCCCTGCTGCTGGGGGTCGGAGCGCTCTCTGCTCGGCCCCAGTTGTGTGGGTaaggggctgggcccagggccgCACAGTCAGTGCCCAGCAGGGGCCGGACAGAGGCGTGGCCTGTCCCCATTGGGCCCTCATCCTTGCAGAGCTGTCTCCGTGACCCTGCTGATTGCTCTGTCGGtggctttgtttttccttttacgGTATTTTGGGGGGGAAGGTTAGGGGGACCTCCTGTACACACGGAAGCCAGCTGCTGCTCCTCAGGAGGAGAGAGCTCGAAGCCCACCTGGAGCACTGGAGAGTGGGCTTCCTTGTCGGGGGCCTTAGGCGTGCCTCCTCGGGTCCATGGCGGGGCTGGTGCCGGTACTAATGCATTGCCTTCGTCCCTCCCTCAGACGGGCGGCCCCTCTACGTGCTCCGACTGGGGCAGATGGACACCAAAGGCTTGGTGAGAGCCCTCGGGGAGGAGGCCCTGCTGAGATACGTAAGTGCTGGGCCAGGCGTCGGGCTGCGTCTAGGCACCCCTCCATCCTCCGCCAGCGGGACTGGGCAGGGCCATTGTCCTGTGCTAGCGAGCGTGTGCTGCTTTTGTAATTAGGAAGGAACATATTCCGTATTTGGAATTCACGtatttggaaaatttcaaaaGTGGGCCCAGACATTATAAATACGTTTTTCATGAGGAAGCATCAACAAGGAAGATCACTCGAACCACTCAAGATGCCCGTTTGGGAGCTGGTTCTGAGTCGCCTTTGACCTTCACCCCGCGTaggcccctgccctcctgccccgaCTTTCTGAGCTGCCTCTCGGACATACCATCCTGCAGCGTTCTTCCCACTGGCTCTTCCTCGGTCTGAGCCCGAGCACCTCCCACCtgcacagggcacatgcctctcCCTGTGCCCGACTCCGGCCCACCCCTTCCACTGCAGCCTCTTCGGGGTGGGCAGTTCTGAAGGGAGAACGAGGCCCTGGAACAGAAACACAGCAGCTGTAGAAGGCACAGCGATAACGCCGTTACCCTGAAGCACCCACTGCGGGCGTTTCCCCGCGGGGTTAGTGAGCCGCCGGCACGGGGCagggctggcctgcgaaccggGTGCACTGCAGCCGTGCCTCGGGTCAGCTCCGacaccacccttccccttggctGGGCGGTGCGGCATCGCAGTGCCCCCTCTCCTCGGGCACTTGCCTCCGCGGTTCCAGTGGTGCAGGCCACGCCCTCCCGGCCCCTCAGGTGCCGCCTCCTCACCGTGACCTGGCTCGGGGAGCTGTCACTTCAGCCACAGAGGACAGCACTCACTGTGTTTTCAGAGCGAGCTGTTCTCTGTCggggggtgtctgtgtgtgtcagaAAAGCTGaacagtcacttcctccgctgaCGGGCTTGCCCCGAACGCAGTGTGCCGTCGGTGCAGAGTGTCGCCGTCCTGGGCTAACGGCGTGTCGGGGGCCTTTCCACGCAGGTCCTCTCCATCAACGAAGAGGGGCTCAGGCGCTGTGAAGAAAACACGAAAGTCTTCGGCCGGCCCATCAGGTAGATGCGGGACTTCGCTTCTCCTTCCCGCTTGTGGATGTGATTTAAATGTTTCTCAATTTTTAGAACGCAAATCTGGTTTGATTTCTGGATTTTTAGAACCAAGTCTAAGTAGtttactgttttccacggtgttCGGAAAGGTAGAACATGGATACGCACGTAACGTGGTCGGTCTTGCGGGGCGGTTGCCGGGGTCTGCTGTGTTTTCCCCTGTGCATTGCCGTCCCGGGCTGAGGGGCGTGGCCCGTCTGGTCAGTCTGCAGGGTCCTCGGGCGCCCAGGGTTGCGGGCTTTGGTTGTGTGCGTTTTGTTGTGGTGGTTTGCTTGCTTTTGCTGAGGAAGGGAGTACGAAAGCCACACTGTGCTCctgagtcacacagctggttggGTGGGCTATGTTGGAAGGTGCAGGGGTCAGAGGTCGCCCTGAGAAGAGTGTGTGTGGAGGGTTGAGGTTGTGTTCACGCTGCGTGCTCAGCTCCCGAGACGGTGCTCGACTCGGTGAACGCTTGTAGGAGAGCGGCTTATTGCAGTTCAGTCCCCCTGCGCGGTCAGGGGCAGTTTACTATGCCGTGGGGTCAGCAGAAGTGGCCCTGCCCGTCAAGTACAGTGCTTGCCTCTGCTGGGTCCCTGAGCACGTTAGAGCGAGGGTTTTAGTCACCATCCGTGTGGAGAGGGCGGGGGGCCCGCCGCACTGACCCCGCGTACCTCACACAGCACATGGGGGTGTGGTTCATAACCCGGCAGTCCCATcactgctggggtgggagggtggccgTCAGTGGTTACTCGGTAACATCAAGAAGAGGAAAGCATAGCTCTGGGGCCCGGTGTGCCCAGCGCAGCCCGCGGAATAACACGTCTGCGCACCCGCAGCTCGTGGACCTGCCTGGTGGACCTGGAGGGCCTGAACATGCGCCACCTGTGGAGACCCGGCGTCAAGGCCCTGCTGCGCATCATCGAGGTGGTGGAGGCCAACTACCCCGAGACGCTGGGCCGCCTGCTGATCCTGCGGGCCCCCCGCGTGTTCCCCGTCCTCTGGACACTGGTGGGTTGGATGCCGTCGCGCAGCACCTTTTGGCGTTTGTGAGGCAGACACGCAACACGCACGCCCACGTTCATACCCACGTGTCTGTGCCTTTAAGTCCTGGCTAGTTAGGAAAAACAAAGGTGACTGGGAAAGACGTAACATTTCTCAGGTCGTTTAAGGGAGGAAAGAACTCCCGAGAGTCTGACTCCCGAGGGCCACGCAGGTGGACCTCACAAAGATGCGCCCCAGACTCCGGGCCCCTTCCCTCACACACAACACCCCCTTGCGGCTCTGACCTCCGGGAGTCAGGCAGCAGGCAAAGAGGGTACCGGCATCTCTCTTCCTCACAGGTCAGCCCGTTCATCGACGACAACACCAGGAGGAAGTTCCTCATTTACGCGGGCAATGACTACCAGGGCCCTGGAGGCCTGCTGGACTACATCGACAAAGAGATCATCCCCGACTTCCTGGGCGGCGAGTGCATGGTAGGTCCCTGGGCGGGCCCGCAGGCGTGGCACAGCGGGTGCTGGCGCGCACAGATGGTTTTCAGAACTTCCAGTTCGgagtgtttgctttgtttttattttcggCTGGCATCTCTCGGACCCACCGTTCAGGTGATTTTTGATAACATGCACATTTCCTCATCGTGAGGTCTGGCGAGAGCTTGTTTTAGAATCTATCCTGCTTGCAGCTGGCTGTCTCCACTCGGCTTTGTGTGAGTCGGATGTTTTAACTGGGAGGAactgtgcattttttaaagacactattaaaatatcaaagcgATTCTCAAAAATGTTTCCCCATTGACAATGAATCAGAATAATATATTAAAGGGGATGAATTAAGGGAATTAGTTCTCGCATATACAATTTGGGATTTTTAATACATTGGATTGCTAGGTTGTCAGGCAGATGCCTCGCTTCTCTGCCCTTACTGTGAAGAGGGAATTGGAGGGGTTCAGTCCCCTGAGCAACCCCCGCCTCTGGGGCTCCCCTGCCTGACGGGAGGGTGAAGGAAGCTGGAGCCTGGAGAGGCCCTGGACTGGGCCACAGTGGCAGCTGAAGCCACCAGGCATCATGGCGTCCCCGTCAGGGTCTCATCAGAGAAAGGACTCTCGTTCTTCCTGGTGAATGAAGTTCCCTTTGAAGACACGTGGGTGTGGCGCTCGTGCTCAGCTGACGAGTCGCCCGTTGGGGACTCTGGGTGGGCAGAGGAGTTTAAATAATAGCGCTTGGACTCGGCCCGAGCCCAGCGGCTCTGCTGTTGGGAGTTGTGGGCGCGTAACAGCGCCATGCGAAGGGACAGGTAAGTTACAGGACCCCCACTTTCCAAGTGCCCGTGACAGTCCCGCTGAGGTCAGGGTCAGGGATGATGCCCGCAGACGGCTGAGCCCCCGCATGGAGAGCCCCCACGTGGTCGCTTCTCATGGGGGCAGAGCAGCTGGGCCGGAGCAGACAGTGTGTGTGAGTCCTGGCCACGGTGCCCGTGTTCGTCACCCTGACCACCGTGGCACCCCCACAGTGGGGGTCCCCGCAGCTGAGGGCGGTCACCACTCTCTGGCCTTCGGGGCTTCGCTCCCCTCTGTGCTGCTACTGTGGAAGAGGCGGCGCTCACATCTGCTTTCCTCTGCGCGAGGGTTTCACCGTGTGTCGGTGTGAAGTCTTCTGTGGGACGTCTCTCAGGGACAGGCTTCCAGCCGTGTTTGCGTTCTCTGCGGTCACCTCCCCGGGCTGGTAGTGCAGGCAGCACTTGGGTGTTAAGAGCTGCGGTGTGAAGTTGTCATTCAAGGTCAGTTAGGAAATGTGCGAAGTGTGCAAACTCTAATTCGGCTGGGCCTGTTGTAAGCGAGTTCAGAGACGCTGTCCTTCACTGTTCCGCAGCTGATGTTACCGACTGCACGCCGGCTCGGCTGGACCGGAGCTTCATCGTTGACTACGTGTCTAGACCGTACTTGCACGTAATGAAAATAATGCCTGTGGCTGCTGAGAATAACCCCTTTCTTAACgtaatgttttccttttacaGTGCAGAATAAGCACTTGTAATTCTTCTGTAAACCGGCTTTAGTAATTGGGTCCGCTGCCTCATGCACGTCAGTGTGCATTCTGCGATAAATCGGCTTCCGCTCGTTCCCGTTTATTCGAAGCCTGACACGTGATTAAGTGGGTTTTAAAGTGGTGTCACCGAGTTCGACCGAGTGATGCCATCGCCAGGGTCCCATTCCTCAGCAGTGCCGGGGAGTCGGCCCTATCGCTGCAGCGCTCGGCGTGCGGTTGGACTGGCGGGGATCTGTCGTGTTTGCCTGGGTCTCATTGCCGCGTTTGCCTCATTTCCAGTGTGAAGTGCCAGAGGGCGGCCTGGTTCCGAAGTCTCTGTACCGGACTGCGGAGGAGCTGGAGAACGAGGACCTCAAGCTCTGGACCGAGACCATCTACCAGTCCGCCAGCGTGTTCAAAGGAGCCCCCCACGAGGTGTGTGCGCCGGGCGGGTGGGTGCCGGGCCCCTCGGGCCCAGAGCTCCATCGGCGGGCCTCCCCGTGGACGTGGCTCAGGAGAACCGAGGCTCCTGCCAGACAGGCCTCGGCGCCGAGAGCAGCTGCGCGCACGGGCTCCCCCGCCGGTCTGCGGGGGCCTGGACGTGGGGCTGTGCGCAGCGAGTCTGCTCGCGGGTTTAGTTCGTTCACGGTTACCTGGGCCCAGTCTCGTTTTTCGTGTGGTTGACTGGGTTTtggtcatttctatttttaaaggaatgtccccatttttctcgGTCTAATGGAGTGAGGAGAAATCCCCCTTTTGCTGCCACATTGTGGTGCAGAAGCAAGGGCATTCCTGGGTTATTAATGCTCAGTGTGTGTCCTGGGGCATCGTGGCCTCCTGAGGTGTGAGGGACTCACACCTGGGTCGCCCTTTCCGGAGCCCCGGCTGCGGAGAGGACGGCAGTGCTCCGCAGCGGCCTCAGAGAGGACGGGCTCCTTGGGTGGCCTGTGGCCGTGACCAggaacagagccctggctgccgTGTCTCCCGAGATGATCTGCCCGTCACTGGTGGGGCAGGCTGATGCTGCTGCTGTGGTTTGAACAGGCGGCGGTAGAAATTTGCTCTGCCTCGGTCGCCAGTTAGGTAGGGGTCTTGGGTTTTTCACGCCTGCGTCTGGAGGATTGTTCCTGTTTCTTACTAGGAGGCTGGCTCGAGGAGGCGGAGTTCTCAATTGTCCCCTCTGAGATCACTGTCACCCTTGTCCACAGTACAGAACTTGAGAGTCACAGAGTGTCCGTGGAAATGGGTAGCCGGTATGAGCAGTTCTTATGTCAGAACAGTAAGAACTCCATGTCTGCTGTGGGGCTTAGGGAGAGCACAAACCAAGGACAGTGACCCCTCTGAAATGAAGGCTGGATTAAACGTCCCCAATGTGCAGGCTGGAAAGAGGGTGCTTGTCAGGCGGGGTTCTCATGTCAGGAGCGCCACCCAGGGgcccctgggcagaggggagcaagTGGGCCGAGCCTCAGGGCCACCGTGGTCCTTAGATGGGACCCTGGTGCTCTGTGGAGTCTGCGCTGCAGGGACACTCCGCAGTGGCGTTTCACAGCGAGGAAAGGCTGTGGTGCGGTGGGAGGAGGAGCCGCTTGCTCGCTGGATGGAGCCCATGCTGCTCGTGGAGGGAGCACACAGAGGGAGCACGCGGAGGGAGCATGTGGCTGTGGCTTCTGCTGGGATTTTTAGTGAACACAGAGCTTTCCCAGCTGGTTTTAATTCTCCTGTCCCTCCCACAGCAATCTTTTGAAACTGTAACTTTGATCATTCCCTGTTGGGAAACTTTAAATGCGCGCAGGATTAAGTGTAGATTTCAGATTggctctcaggccccacccttcccccagcccatGCCAGgtggctcccctccccacccgcaGCGGGCTGCCACTGTCCCACTGTGAGCAGGGGCGCATCCGCCCTCCCCTTGTGTTCTTTGTTCACCTCCCACCTGTGCCAGCCCCCCTGCACTCGTCCCCCCTGCGCTGCGGGTCCAAGCGGCCCGTGGGCCCACCTGCATGCCGTCTTGCCTTGTATCCTGTGTGTGTGCGTTCAGTCCCCACCAAGGACGTGCTTATTAGTtttagaggtgaagggagggaaagaaacaccgattggttgcctttgtgagtgccccgaccagggactgaacccacgaGCTTTCAGGTTGTGGGGTGACGCCCCACCAGCCAAGCCGCACCGGCCAGGGCTGTCCTCTTTGTGTTGCGGAGACGCTTTTTACAGTCAGGACTCAGTGTTTCAGAGCTCGGCCGAAAGAGCAGGTCCCGGGAAATCGTGGACTGTACGTGTAGCTAGTGACGAGCACAGAGCGGCCTGGGACACGGAGCAGGAGCCTGTGAGTGGGAGCCTGGATGGTTGCCGGTGACTGCGTGCTGAGGCCACGCCGCCTCCCCAGCACAGTGCGGCCAGCGCCTGCGCTGCCTCGGTTGTTGACGCAGCCCCTCTTCTTCCAGATTCTCATTCAGATTGTGGACGCCTCGTCAGTGATCACCTGGGACTTTGACGTGTGCAAAGGGGACATTGTCTTTAACATCTACCACTCCAAGCGGTCCCCACAGCCTCCCAAGAAGGACTCGCTGGGGGCGCACAGCATCACTTCTCCAGGAGGGAACAATGCGCAGCTGATAGACAGGGCCTGGCAGCTGGGCCGGGACTACAGCATGGTGGAGTCGCCCCTGATTTGCAAAGAAGGAGAAAGCGTGCAGGTGAGGCCGGCTGACACGGCCGAGCCCCGGCTCTGTCTCGGGGACGCCGCATGTCAGTGGGGGGCCGGCTGGGTGAGTCCGGTTCCAGGTCCATCAGAAGGAGCCAAGCAAGTCTGCGGGGGGAAAAGGACTCAGGCCTGGGGGGAGTTTGGGACAGAACCCGCGGCTTCTGTCTCAAGTGCGCGAGTTTTCTCCAGCGTGTATTCAGCAGAGAGCCCTGGAGGGAGGGTCAGGCAGGATGTGCGCACAGTTGGGGCTCAGAGACTTCCACCAGCGCGCCCTTGACCGTGTTCCGCTTGCTTCCTGCAGAGGGACGTCACCCTAAATAGAAGCGAGAGACAGGAGTGCCTAGGGGACTGTTCGCTGTCATTGCCGAGCATTCTGCTCAAGTGCAAATGCTCCGTCAGTCCGCCCGAGCAACTGTAGCCCGTCGCCCTGAGTGCGCGTGCTCGCAGCGGCAGTTCTGCGTGCCTTGGCCCTCCCAGCAGCCGCGGGGCCTCGCTGCCTTTGCGGTTTTGGGGACGAGCCTGTCAGTGTCCTGGCACAAGAAAGGGTCTTCCTGAGTTTTAAACTAGCGGGCACTTTAAGCTGCATCCCAGCCTTTCAGTGCAGAATTACAGAAGTGACTGGCACGGATGGACATTCGGTTTTCAGTGGCCATCCTAGATGTCTCAGCCTAGAATGCGCTGGTCCGATCGTTGGAAGTCTGGTCCAGATGGCCTTCTTTGACCTTCTCAAGGTCGAGTAAAGGCCCTGTTTGAGGTCTTCGGTCCTGGTTGTTGGGGCAGGCACACTCAGTGTCACTCCCTGTCACCTTCCCAGCACCCAGCAGACGCCTGGCTGGGGCCGACCCTGATAATGAACCAGAGTAGCGGGCCCTTCACTTGTCCAGATGGTCAGTGACCACTGCTGAGTCCAGGATGGCTCCCTTGGCTTTGCCAGACCCACTGCCAGACAGGGGCTTGGAAGGAGGCT
This window of the Desmodus rotundus isolate HL8 chromosome 9, HLdesRot8A.1, whole genome shotgun sequence genome carries:
- the SEC14L1 gene encoding SEC14-like protein 1 isoform X3 produces the protein MFVDSDIVNEFRSEDGAIHVIERRCKLDIDAPRLLKKIAGVDYVYFVQKNSLNARERTLHIEAHNETFANRVVIKEHCCYTVHPENEDWTCFEQSASLDIKSFFGFESTVEKIAMKQYTSNIKKGKEIIEYYLHQLEEEGITFVPRWAPPRLTPSAETSASCRKQAAVLAVVVPEAAQKEGLSSEALGSTSGAAEPAAGTPDDKLDADYIKRYLGDLTPLQESCLIRLRQWLQETHKGKIPKDEHILRFLRARDFNIDKARETMCQSLTWRKQHQVDYILDTWRPPQVLQDYYAGGWHHHDKDGRPLYVLRLGQMDTKGLVRALGEEALLRYVLSINEEGLRRCEENTKVFGRPISSWTCLVDLEGLNMRHLWRPGVKALLRIIEVVEANYPETLGRLLILRAPRVFPVLWTLVSPFIDDNTRRKFLIYAGNDYQGPGGLLDYIDKEIIPDFLGGECMCEVPEGGLVPKSLYRTAEELENEDLKLWTETIYQSASVFKGAPHEILIQIVDASSVITWDFDVCKGDIVFNIYHSKRSPQPPKKDSLGAHSITSPGGNNAQLIDRAWQLGRDYSMVESPLICKEGESVQGSHVTRWPGFYILQWKFHSMPACAATNLPRVDDVLASLQVSSHKCKVMYYTEVIGSEDFRGSMTSLESSHSGFSQLSAATTSSSQSHSSSMISRWRFC
- the SEC14L1 gene encoding SEC14-like protein 1 isoform X2, producing MVQKYQSPVRVYKHPFELIMAAYERRFPTCPLIPMFVDSDIVNEFRSEDGAIHVIERRCKLDIDAPRLLKKIAGVDYVYFVQKNSLNARERTLHIEAHNETFANRVVIKEHCCYTVHPENEDWTCFEQSASLDIKSFFGFESTVEKIAMKQYTSNIKKGKEIIEYYLHQLEEEGITFVPRWAPPRLTPSAETSASCRKQAAVLAVVVPEAAQKEGLSSEALGSTSGAAEPAAGTPDDKLDADYIKRYLGDLTPLQESCLIRLRQWLQETHKGKIPKDEHILRFLRARDFNIDKARETMCQSLTWRKQHQVDYILDTWRPPQVLQDYYAGGWHHHDKDGRPLYVLRLGQMDTKGLVRALGEEALLRYVLSINEEGLRRCEENTKVFGRPISSWTCLVDLEGLNMRHLWRPGVKALLRIIEVVEANYPETLGRLLILRAPRVFPVLWTLVSPFIDDNTRRKFLIYAGNDYQGPGGLLDYIDKEIIPDFLGGECMCEVPEGGLVPKSLYRTAEELENEDLKLWTETIYQSASVFKGAPHEILIQIVDASSVITWDFDVCKGDIVFNIYHSKRSPQPPKKDSLGAHSITSPGGNNAQLIDRAWQLGRDYSMVESPLICKEGESVQGSHVTRWPGFYILQWKFHSMPACAATNLPRVDDVLASLQVSSHKCKVMYYTEVIGSEDFRGSMTSLESSHSGFSQLSAATTSSSQSHSSSMISR
- the SEC14L1 gene encoding SEC14-like protein 1 isoform X1; translation: MVQKYQSPVRVYKHPFELIMAAYERRFPTCPLIPMFVDSDIVNEFRSEDGAIHVIERRCKLDIDAPRLLKKIAGVDYVYFVQKNSLNARERTLHIEAHNETFANRVVIKEHCCYTVHPENEDWTCFEQSASLDIKSFFGFESTVEKIAMKQYTSNIKKGKEIIEYYLHQLEEEGITFVPRWAPPRLTPSAETSASCRKQAAVLAVVVPEAAQKEGLSSEALGSTSGAAEPAAGTPDDKLDADYIKRYLGDLTPLQESCLIRLRQWLQETHKGKIPKDEHILRFLRARDFNIDKARETMCQSLTWRKQHQVDYILDTWRPPQVLQDYYAGGWHHHDKDGRPLYVLRLGQMDTKGLVRALGEEALLRYVLSINEEGLRRCEENTKVFGRPISSWTCLVDLEGLNMRHLWRPGVKALLRIIEVVEANYPETLGRLLILRAPRVFPVLWTLVSPFIDDNTRRKFLIYAGNDYQGPGGLLDYIDKEIIPDFLGGECMCEVPEGGLVPKSLYRTAEELENEDLKLWTETIYQSASVFKGAPHEILIQIVDASSVITWDFDVCKGDIVFNIYHSKRSPQPPKKDSLGAHSITSPGGNNAQLIDRAWQLGRDYSMVESPLICKEGESVQGSHVTRWPGFYILQWKFHSMPACAATNLPRVDDVLASLQVSSHKCKVMYYTEVIGSEDFRGSMTSLESSHSGFSQLSAATTSSSQSHSSSMISRWRFC